One window from the genome of Echinicola vietnamensis DSM 17526 encodes:
- the sucC gene encoding ADP-forming succinate--CoA ligase subunit beta, translated as MNIHEYQAKEVLKGYGVKIQEGIVAETPEAALEAAKQLNAETGTSWYVIKAQIHAGGRGKGKIQQTDSNGVVLAKKLDEVPEKAKNILGGTLVTHQTGPEGKNVSKVLVAQDVYYPGDSEPKEYYLSILLDRAKGCNVIMASTEGGMDIEEVAEKTPEKIIKEWIDPKVGLQGFQARKVAFALGLSGNALKEMVKFISALYKAYDATDSSQFEINPVLKTSDDQILAVDAKVNLDDNALYRHRDLAELRDLSEEDPLEVEAGKSDLNYVKLDGNVGCMVNGAGLAMATMDMIKLSGGEPANFLDVGGGANATTVEAGFRIILKDPNVKAILINVFGGIVRCDRIASGVVEAYKSIGDIRVPIIVRLQGTNAEEGAKIIDESGLKVSSAITLKEAAEKVQEVLKNA; from the coding sequence ATGAATATACACGAATATCAAGCAAAAGAAGTTCTTAAAGGATACGGAGTGAAAATTCAGGAGGGCATTGTAGCCGAAACGCCTGAAGCAGCACTCGAAGCAGCCAAGCAACTCAACGCAGAAACAGGTACCTCATGGTATGTGATCAAAGCACAGATCCATGCGGGTGGACGTGGTAAAGGTAAGATTCAGCAAACTGATTCCAATGGTGTGGTGTTGGCCAAGAAGTTGGATGAAGTACCTGAAAAAGCCAAAAACATCCTAGGAGGGACTTTGGTAACACATCAAACAGGCCCAGAAGGAAAAAACGTAAGCAAAGTTTTGGTCGCACAGGACGTATATTATCCTGGTGATTCAGAGCCTAAAGAATATTACCTATCCATCCTTTTGGACAGGGCCAAGGGATGCAATGTCATCATGGCCTCTACAGAAGGTGGTATGGACATCGAAGAGGTAGCCGAAAAGACTCCAGAAAAGATCATCAAGGAATGGATCGATCCCAAGGTAGGACTGCAAGGTTTCCAAGCTAGAAAAGTAGCTTTTGCACTTGGCTTGTCTGGTAATGCCCTGAAAGAAATGGTGAAATTCATTTCAGCATTGTACAAAGCTTATGATGCTACTGATTCATCTCAATTTGAAATCAACCCGGTTCTAAAAACTTCAGACGATCAGATTTTGGCGGTAGATGCCAAGGTTAACCTTGACGACAACGCCCTTTATAGACACCGAGATCTTGCTGAGCTTCGTGACCTTTCCGAGGAAGATCCTTTGGAAGTAGAAGCGGGCAAATCTGACCTAAACTATGTCAAGCTGGACGGTAACGTAGGCTGTATGGTAAACGGTGCTGGACTTGCTATGGCCACTATGGACATGATCAAGCTTTCCGGCGGTGAGCCTGCTAACTTCTTGGACGTAGGAGGCGGAGCCAATGCTACCACTGTAGAAGCTGGGTTTAGGATCATCCTAAAAGATCCAAACGTAAAAGCCATTCTGATTAATGTTTTTGGTGGTATCGTTAGGTGTGACCGAATCGCTAGTGGTGTGGTAGAAGCTTATAAATCCATCGGTGACATTCGTGTCCCAATCATCGTAAGACTTCAAGGAACCAACGCTGAAGAAGGTGCCAAAATCATCGATGAATCTGGACTGAAAGTTTCCTCTGCAATAACTTTGAAAGAAGCTGCAGAAAAAGTTCAAGAAGTGCTTAAAAACGCATAA
- a CDS encoding ABC transporter ATP-binding protein — MLRAKGIHKYYGDLHVLKGVDVEIAAGEIVSIVGASGAGKSTLLHILGTLDDADKGLVSIDDKSLTALKGDKLAAYRNQEVGFIFQFHNLLPEFTAEENIIIPGLIAKKDEKYLTEKAKELARLLGIMDRLGHKPSELSGGEQQRVAVARALINDPKIIFADEPSGNLDTQSAESLHELFFTLRDRFGQSFVIVTHNQQLAQMADRMLTMQDGVIVSE; from the coding sequence ATGCTAAGAGCAAAGGGCATTCATAAATATTACGGTGACCTCCATGTATTGAAAGGAGTGGATGTGGAAATTGCTGCTGGAGAAATTGTTTCCATTGTAGGAGCTTCCGGTGCAGGGAAAAGTACATTGTTGCATATTTTGGGAACCTTGGATGATGCGGATAAGGGCCTTGTATCCATAGACGATAAATCGCTTACGGCGTTGAAAGGTGATAAGCTGGCAGCCTACAGAAACCAAGAGGTAGGGTTTATTTTCCAATTTCATAACCTCTTGCCCGAATTTACCGCAGAGGAAAATATCATCATCCCTGGGCTAATTGCAAAAAAGGATGAAAAATACCTGACGGAGAAGGCGAAGGAATTGGCCAGACTGTTGGGGATCATGGATCGGCTGGGGCATAAACCTTCCGAACTCAGTGGGGGAGAGCAACAGCGTGTGGCCGTCGCGCGTGCCTTGATCAACGACCCCAAAATAATTTTTGCCGATGAACCCAGTGGAAATTTGGATACCCAAAGTGCCGAATCGCTGCACGAACTGTTTTTTACCTTGCGTGACCGATTTGGACAATCGTTCGTAATCGTGACGCATAACCAGCAATTGGCACAAATGGCTGATCGGATGCTGACCATGCAGGATGGGGTCATCGTCTCGGAATAG
- a CDS encoding peroxiredoxin, translating into MALQKNTKAPDFSLPSTSGDLFKLSENFKGKSALIFFYPKDQTKGCTQEVCSFRDNFSVFSSLEIPIVGISRDSIASHQEFKKMHRLPFELLCDEDGSVCKQYKALMPLIKMPKRITYLLNAQHEIVAVHEGLFDGPAHVKAMMEEVKALEK; encoded by the coding sequence ATGGCTCTACAAAAAAACACCAAAGCCCCCGACTTTTCTTTACCATCCACGTCAGGTGACCTTTTTAAATTATCTGAAAATTTTAAGGGAAAATCTGCCTTGATATTTTTTTATCCCAAAGATCAAACAAAAGGCTGCACGCAGGAGGTCTGTAGTTTCAGGGATAATTTCAGCGTCTTCAGCTCTTTGGAAATCCCTATCGTCGGCATCAGCAGGGACAGCATCGCCAGTCACCAGGAATTTAAAAAAATGCACCGTCTACCATTCGAATTGCTATGCGACGAAGATGGCAGTGTCTGCAAGCAATACAAAGCCTTGATGCCACTGATCAAGATGCCCAAACGCATCACCTACCTGCTCAATGCCCAGCACGAGATTGTCGCTGTCCATGAAGGCCTATTTGATGGCCCTGCCCACGTCAAAGCCATGATGGAAGAAGTCAAGGCACTGGAGAAGTAA
- a CDS encoding cation:proton antiporter, translating to MTTTIIITLCSLLLIAYLFDYSFKKTKVPSVILLLLLGWLVRQATVLFELQLPDLSAILPILGTTGLILIVLEGALELELNKSKIKLIRKSFFGALAPLLALSFLLTYIFEQYGGYTFRDSLINAIPLCVISSAIAIPSVRNLPKSNREFVIYESSLSDILGVVFFNFMLRNETVGLDSFGVFGLQLIVICVISFVATIGLSFLLSKLEHHIKFVPIILLTILIYAISYVYHLPALIFILIFGLSIGNLNELHNLKFFDIIRTDILNKEVNKFKELTVEATFLIRSLFFLLFGYLLETSEILNTSTLIWAVGIVILTFTIRAIQLKLSKIPLKPLLFVAPRGLITILLFLYISPENMIGLVNKSLIIQVIVLTVLIMMVGMITNTNHAEEEKEEGHLGEATDKAGISSNPAAEDEKSSGLDEPDNTSEDEATK from the coding sequence ATGACAACTACTATTATCATAACGCTCTGTTCACTTTTGTTGATAGCGTATCTATTTGATTACAGTTTTAAGAAGACGAAAGTCCCATCGGTTATCTTATTGCTATTATTAGGGTGGTTGGTGCGCCAGGCGACGGTACTCTTTGAGCTCCAATTGCCGGATCTTTCTGCTATTTTACCTATTTTAGGTACAACGGGCCTGATTTTGATCGTGCTGGAAGGGGCGTTGGAATTGGAGCTGAACAAATCCAAAATCAAACTCATCAGAAAGTCTTTCTTTGGAGCACTGGCACCGCTATTGGCCTTGTCATTTTTATTGACGTATATTTTTGAGCAATATGGCGGCTATACCTTCAGGGACAGCCTTATCAATGCCATTCCCCTTTGCGTGATCAGTAGCGCGATTGCCATTCCCAGTGTCCGTAACCTTCCCAAATCCAATAGGGAGTTTGTGATCTATGAAAGTAGCCTTTCCGATATTTTGGGAGTGGTATTCTTTAATTTCATGCTCCGGAATGAAACGGTAGGCTTGGATTCTTTTGGTGTATTTGGCCTTCAGCTGATCGTTATCTGCGTCATCTCATTTGTGGCCACCATTGGGTTGTCATTTTTGCTCAGCAAGCTTGAGCATCATATCAAGTTCGTTCCTATTATTCTGCTTACGATCTTGATTTATGCCATATCTTATGTTTATCATCTTCCGGCGTTGATATTTATCCTGATATTCGGGCTTTCTATCGGAAACCTGAACGAACTGCATAACTTGAAGTTTTTTGACATCATCCGGACAGATATCCTGAACAAGGAGGTGAATAAATTTAAAGAACTCACTGTAGAAGCGACCTTTTTGATCAGGTCGTTGTTTTTCTTGCTATTTGGATATTTACTGGAAACCTCCGAAATACTCAATACTTCCACGTTGATTTGGGCAGTGGGAATTGTGATTCTCACTTTCACCATTCGTGCCATCCAGCTAAAGCTCAGTAAGATCCCATTGAAGCCTTTGCTTTTTGTGGCTCCGCGAGGCTTGATTACCATTTTGCTCTTTTTGTACATCAGCCCGGAAAACATGATTGGCCTGGTCAATAAATCCTTGATCATTCAGGTCATCGTGCTGACTGTACTGATCATGATGGTAGGAATGATCACGAATACCAACCATGCCGAAGAAGAAAAGGAGGAAGGACACCTAGGGGAAGCCACCGATAAAGCGGGCATTTCTTCAAATCCAGCAGCCGAAGACGAAAAATCCTCTGGATTGGACGAACCTGATAATACTTCAGAGGATGAAGCAACCAAATAA
- a CDS encoding DMT family transporter — protein sequence MNQKSVQHMLLAGIFFAIMQVMVKYVPHLPAVEVVFFRSLFSLVASYVILKKQKIPLLGNNKKLLILRGASGALGLITFFFTLQNIPLASAVTLQYLSPVFTTILGIFIVREKVNPIRFLYFAIAFGGVLVIEGFDPRISIQYTLIGVSSGFFAGLAYNIIRKLKGSEHPLVIVFYFPLVTLPIVGIWSYFIWVMPSGWDWLLLLGIGFFTQMAQYFMTMAYQHANLAKITSLNYIGILYALVFGFIFFGETFNLLTYLGMGLVLIGVILNIRSNK from the coding sequence TTGAATCAAAAGAGCGTCCAACATATGTTATTGGCAGGGATATTTTTTGCCATTATGCAAGTAATGGTGAAATATGTCCCGCACCTTCCAGCAGTGGAAGTGGTTTTCTTTAGGTCTCTTTTTAGTTTGGTGGCGAGTTACGTCATCCTAAAAAAGCAAAAAATCCCTCTGTTAGGGAACAACAAGAAGCTCCTGATCCTGCGCGGTGCATCAGGAGCATTAGGATTGATCACCTTCTTTTTTACGCTGCAGAACATTCCCTTGGCGAGTGCCGTGACCCTGCAATATTTATCGCCGGTTTTTACCACCATCCTTGGGATATTCATTGTGCGGGAAAAAGTCAACCCCATTAGGTTTTTATATTTTGCCATTGCTTTTGGTGGTGTACTGGTGATAGAAGGGTTTGATCCGCGAATTTCCATTCAATACACGTTGATTGGAGTTTCTTCAGGCTTTTTTGCGGGATTGGCGTACAATATCATCCGAAAGCTAAAAGGCTCAGAGCATCCATTGGTCATTGTGTTTTATTTTCCGCTGGTGACCTTGCCAATTGTAGGGATATGGAGTTATTTTATTTGGGTGATGCCATCTGGTTGGGATTGGTTACTGCTGCTGGGAATCGGATTTTTCACGCAAATGGCCCAATACTTTATGACCATGGCTTACCAGCATGCCAATCTTGCCAAAATTACCAGCCTAAATTACATCGGAATCTTATACGCATTGGTTTTTGGTTTTATCTTTTTCGGGGAAACTTTTAACTTGCTAACCTATTTGGGAATGGGATTGGTGCTGATAGGAGTGATTTTAAATATTAGATCAAATAAATGA
- a CDS encoding nicotinate phosphoribosyltransferase, with amino-acid sequence MKITRDLYQGSLALLTDFYQLTMAYAYWKSGKAEQEAVFNLFFRKNPFQSGFTIAAGLDYVIDYCRNFKFDENDLSYLGAMEKEDGTPTFDPAFIQYLRELTFSCDIDAVEEGSVIFPNTPMIRVKGPLLQCQLLETPMLNIINFQTLVATKAARITLEAKGDPVLEFGLRRAQGIDGALAASRASYIGGCSSTSNVMAGKLFGIPVSGTHAHSWIMAFDSEIAAFEAYAAAFPDNCIFLVDTYDTIKGVQNAIKVGHALKANGKKLLGVRIDSGDLAYYSNMARELLDEAGFTDTKVVASNDLDEHILSSLKMQEASIDIWGIGTKLVTAYDQPALGAVYKMAALKDEQGNWVPKVKVSQQSIKINIPGFHNVKRFYKNDKAISDMIYLESNEELAEELTIIDPYDPTKRRKINPNDMESKDLLVPIFKKGKKVYSRPKLEDIRNSTLTNLRRFDKAHKRLINPHIYPVGLEEGLYHLRTDLVLKAKNYS; translated from the coding sequence ATGAAAATAACGAGGGATTTATATCAAGGCTCACTGGCACTATTGACAGATTTCTATCAGTTGACCATGGCCTATGCCTATTGGAAGTCAGGAAAAGCGGAGCAGGAAGCTGTTTTCAATTTGTTTTTTAGGAAGAACCCGTTCCAAAGCGGCTTTACCATTGCTGCAGGATTAGATTATGTGATCGATTACTGTCGCAATTTTAAGTTTGACGAAAATGACCTTTCCTATTTGGGCGCCATGGAGAAAGAGGATGGCACGCCGACTTTTGATCCTGCTTTTATCCAGTACTTACGGGAGTTGACGTTTAGTTGTGATATTGATGCCGTCGAAGAAGGGTCCGTAATATTTCCCAATACCCCAATGATTCGGGTTAAGGGGCCTTTGTTGCAGTGCCAGCTCTTGGAAACCCCGATGCTGAATATCATTAACTTCCAGACCTTGGTGGCTACCAAGGCTGCAAGGATCACCTTGGAAGCCAAAGGCGATCCCGTTTTGGAGTTTGGTTTGAGAAGGGCTCAGGGAATAGATGGAGCATTGGCGGCCAGCAGGGCCAGTTATATTGGCGGGTGCTCATCCACCAGTAACGTGATGGCAGGCAAGCTCTTTGGTATTCCGGTGTCCGGTACCCATGCGCACAGCTGGATTATGGCGTTTGATAGTGAAATTGCTGCTTTTGAGGCGTATGCTGCTGCTTTTCCTGATAATTGCATCTTTTTAGTGGACACGTACGATACCATAAAGGGAGTGCAAAATGCCATTAAAGTAGGGCATGCCCTTAAGGCAAATGGTAAAAAGCTACTTGGTGTACGGATCGATTCCGGGGATTTGGCATATTACAGTAATATGGCCAGAGAGTTGTTGGATGAAGCTGGATTTACCGATACCAAGGTGGTGGCGAGCAATGACCTGGACGAGCATATCCTATCTTCCCTGAAGATGCAGGAAGCCTCTATTGATATCTGGGGAATAGGTACCAAGCTTGTGACTGCCTATGATCAACCTGCTCTTGGAGCAGTTTACAAAATGGCAGCACTGAAAGATGAACAAGGAAACTGGGTGCCGAAGGTGAAAGTTTCTCAGCAATCCATTAAGATCAATATCCCAGGTTTTCATAACGTGAAGCGATTTTATAAAAATGATAAGGCCATTTCCGATATGATTTACCTGGAGAGCAATGAGGAACTGGCCGAAGAGCTTACCATAATCGACCCATACGATCCGACCAAAAGGCGGAAAATCAACCCCAATGATATGGAAAGCAAGGACCTGCTGGTTCCGATATTTAAAAAAGGCAAGAAGGTGTATTCAAGGCCCAAGCTAGAAGATATCAGAAACAGTACCTTAACCAACCTGAGGAGGTTTGATAAGGCCCATAAACGCCTCATCAATCCACATATTTACCCCGTTGGGCTCGAGGAAGGACTGTATCATCTGAGGACGGATCTGGTTTTGAAAGCCAAAAACTATAGTTAA
- the pncA gene encoding bifunctional nicotinamidase/pyrazinamidase produces MRALLIVDMQNDFLPGGALAVKDGDKVIPVINKLQEKFDFILATQDWHPADHKSFADNHSGKEPGEVIKLGGTDQMLWPVHCVQDSEGAQFAKDLNRTNWKKIFKKGLNPLVDSYSGFFDNKKKEDTGLTAYLHAHNISDLYVTGLAADYCVKFTVLDALKEGFDTYLIADATRAVNLSPDDYDESLKEMSKSGAEVITSAAISF; encoded by the coding sequence ATGCGAGCATTATTGATTGTGGATATGCAGAATGATTTTTTACCTGGAGGAGCGCTAGCGGTAAAGGATGGCGATAAGGTCATCCCGGTGATCAACAAACTTCAGGAAAAGTTTGATTTTATTTTGGCTACTCAAGATTGGCATCCTGCTGATCACAAAAGTTTTGCGGATAATCATTCAGGTAAAGAACCCGGTGAGGTCATAAAACTGGGCGGGACAGATCAAATGCTCTGGCCTGTTCATTGTGTGCAGGACAGTGAAGGGGCCCAGTTTGCAAAAGACCTAAACCGCACAAATTGGAAAAAAATATTCAAAAAGGGCCTTAACCCGCTTGTAGATTCCTATAGTGGCTTTTTCGATAATAAAAAAAAGGAAGATACTGGATTGACCGCTTATTTGCATGCGCATAATATTTCGGATTTGTATGTTACAGGATTGGCAGCAGATTATTGTGTTAAGTTCACGGTGCTGGATGCGTTGAAAGAAGGGTTTGACACCTATTTGATCGCTGATGCTACCAGGGCTGTTAACCTATCTCCGGATGATTATGATGAGTCACTTAAAGAAATGAGCAAGTCCGGTGCAGAAGTCATTACCAGCGCAGCGATCTCTTTTTGA
- a CDS encoding PhzF family phenazine biosynthesis protein, whose translation MQLPIVTVDAFTDTPFSGNPAAICLLPGPLAEEGMQLIAAEMNLSETAFLEQTGPAAFDLRWFTPQKEVDLCGHATLASAFMLYVEEVVDTDQEITFFTKSGELKVHMEGEEIVMDFPLISTQEGKHSYFTDDFFGQKVIGAASLKDNWILELENYHTLEYVEPEFQVLALHSEQGIIITAKGNDEYDIYSRYFAPNLGVNEDPVTGSAHCALMDYWYKKEGRAVLRAYQASHREGEMRLEKRGDRVIIYGKAVKIFEGFLEV comes from the coding sequence ATGCAACTTCCCATCGTTACTGTTGATGCCTTTACGGACACCCCTTTTTCAGGTAATCCTGCAGCCATTTGTTTGCTTCCCGGTCCATTAGCTGAAGAGGGAATGCAGCTCATCGCTGCCGAGATGAACCTCAGTGAAACGGCTTTCTTGGAACAGACGGGTCCAGCTGCTTTTGACCTAAGGTGGTTTACCCCACAGAAAGAAGTGGATTTATGTGGGCACGCAACCTTGGCGAGTGCCTTTATGCTGTATGTAGAAGAAGTCGTGGACACCGATCAAGAAATCACATTTTTTACCAAAAGCGGCGAATTAAAGGTGCATATGGAAGGAGAGGAGATTGTCATGGATTTTCCGTTGATCTCCACCCAAGAGGGAAAGCATTCTTATTTTACGGATGACTTTTTTGGCCAAAAAGTAATTGGTGCGGCCTCGCTGAAGGATAATTGGATACTCGAACTCGAAAACTACCATACGTTGGAATATGTAGAACCTGAATTCCAGGTGCTGGCATTGCACAGTGAGCAGGGGATTATCATTACGGCAAAGGGGAATGACGAATACGATATATATTCCAGGTATTTTGCTCCCAATCTAGGGGTCAATGAAGATCCTGTGACAGGTTCTGCGCACTGTGCTTTGATGGATTACTGGTATAAAAAAGAAGGTAGGGCAGTGCTAAGGGCCTATCAGGCAAGTCACCGGGAAGGTGAGATGAGACTGGAAAAACGTGGTGATCGGGTGATTATTTATGGCAAAGCCGTTAAGATTTTTGAAGGTTTTTTAGAGGTGTAA
- a CDS encoding peroxiredoxin, which translates to MSLRLGDTAPDFTAESTAGKINLYEYLGDGWGILFSHPADYTPVCTTELGTAAKLKGEFEKRNVKMIALSVDGIDSHHGWVKDINETQQTEVNYPIIADEDRKVSELYDMIHPNANEKLTVRSVFIIGPDKKIKLIITYPASTGRNFNELLRVIDSLQLTANYSVATPANWQHGEDVVIAPAITNEEIPTKFPKGHKEIKPYLRTTPQPNID; encoded by the coding sequence ATGTCATTAAGATTAGGAGACACCGCACCGGATTTTACCGCTGAAAGTACAGCCGGAAAAATCAATTTGTATGAATATTTAGGTGACGGATGGGGCATTTTGTTTTCCCACCCAGCAGATTACACACCCGTTTGTACGACAGAGCTTGGTACAGCAGCAAAATTGAAAGGTGAATTTGAAAAAAGGAATGTCAAAATGATCGCCCTAAGTGTGGACGGCATTGATAGCCATCATGGCTGGGTCAAGGACATCAACGAAACACAACAAACTGAGGTCAACTACCCCATCATTGCCGATGAAGACCGAAAAGTTTCTGAGCTTTATGATATGATCCACCCCAATGCCAATGAGAAACTTACGGTAAGATCCGTTTTTATCATCGGCCCAGACAAAAAGATTAAATTGATCATCACCTATCCTGCCAGTACCGGCAGAAACTTCAATGAGCTATTAAGGGTAATTGATTCGCTTCAATTAACAGCGAATTATTCCGTGGCCACACCAGCAAACTGGCAGCACGGGGAAGACGTGGTTATTGCTCCTGCCATCACCAATGAGGAAATCCCAACCAAATTCCCTAAAGGCCATAAGGAAATCAAACCCTATTTGAGGACCACACCGCAGCCAAACATTGATTAA
- a CDS encoding aspartate aminotransferase family protein, whose amino-acid sequence MNNRQLFLSNLAQTTDFPLLIEIEKAEGIYMYGPKGEKYIDLISGIGVSNVGHRHPKVLKAIQDQLDKYMHLMVYGEYVQSPQTQLAKALTDTLPKKLDNVYLVNSGSEAVEGALKLAKRYTGRREILSCVNAYHGSSHGALSVGGNEIFKRAYRPLLPGIRHLDFNEPDQLDQITEETAAIMVETVQGEAGIRVGTKEYFKALRHRCDETGTLLILDEIQAGFGRTGKFWAFQHYDIVPDIVVCAKGMGGGMPIGAFIAPQSIMSVFKNNPLLGHITTFGGHPVSCAAALATIDILRDEKLIQHVERKANLFKKHLNHPKIQEIRNKGLMMAVKFEAFEVLKPIIDRAIELGIITDWFLFCEDSMRIAPPLTITDEEIEKACAIILQSIDEN is encoded by the coding sequence ATGAACAACCGTCAACTCTTTTTATCCAACCTTGCACAAACCACCGATTTCCCATTGCTCATCGAAATAGAAAAAGCGGAGGGAATATACATGTATGGTCCTAAGGGTGAAAAGTACATTGACCTGATATCGGGCATTGGGGTAAGTAATGTCGGCCACCGACATCCAAAAGTCCTCAAGGCCATCCAAGATCAGCTGGACAAATACATGCACTTGATGGTTTATGGGGAATATGTTCAATCTCCGCAAACCCAACTGGCCAAAGCCCTCACCGACACCTTGCCTAAAAAACTCGATAATGTATACCTGGTCAACAGCGGAAGTGAAGCGGTAGAAGGCGCCCTTAAACTGGCCAAAAGGTACACTGGAAGACGGGAAATCCTCAGCTGTGTCAATGCGTACCATGGTTCATCTCATGGCGCCCTCTCTGTGGGCGGAAATGAAATTTTCAAAAGGGCTTATCGCCCGCTCTTGCCGGGGATTCGACACCTCGATTTTAATGAGCCGGACCAACTGGATCAGATTACAGAAGAAACTGCCGCCATCATGGTGGAAACCGTACAAGGAGAAGCCGGTATTCGTGTAGGGACCAAGGAATACTTCAAAGCCCTTCGACACCGCTGCGATGAAACCGGCACTTTACTCATTTTGGACGAAATACAGGCTGGATTTGGTCGAACAGGGAAGTTCTGGGCATTTCAGCATTATGACATTGTCCCAGACATCGTGGTCTGTGCCAAAGGCATGGGCGGTGGTATGCCCATCGGGGCCTTTATTGCCCCACAGTCTATCATGTCAGTATTTAAAAACAATCCTTTGCTGGGCCATATCACCACTTTTGGCGGTCATCCGGTCAGCTGTGCTGCCGCACTGGCCACCATTGACATCCTGAGGGATGAGAAGCTCATTCAACATGTCGAGCGTAAAGCCAACCTGTTCAAAAAACACCTCAACCATCCCAAAATCCAAGAAATCCGAAACAAAGGACTGATGATGGCCGTTAAATTTGAAGCTTTTGAAGTCCTCAAACCAATCATTGATAGAGCGATAGAGCTGGGTATCATCACGGATTGGTTCTTGTTTTGTGAAGACAGCATGCGGATCGCACCACCTTTGACCATCACCGACGAAGAAATCGAAAAGGCCTGTGCTATTATTTTGCAGTCAATTGATGAAAATTGA
- a CDS encoding geranylgeranyl reductase family protein, which produces MSYFDVAIIGSGPAGASAAYRLAEQGISTVLIEKETLPRYKTCGGGFVYRGRRRLPYDISEVVEREFKQISLYFEDEAMMLTTKRDVPVISMVMRDDFDSFIIKKAKEKGVLVKDGHKLTGITFGDVPVLHTDQGDVQAKMIIAADGALSPTAKMAGWKETRTLIPALEYEVEVNAADFERLSKEVRFDVDTIPYGYAWSFPKENHLSLGVASARKVRIDLKAHYRNYLTKLGITEVISEKAHGFQIPVAPRTDGFYRNKVFLIGDAAGFADPITAEGISNALLSGEMVVSAMVNANLDPDKAGALYESKLEEELLPEILTGVKVSKWFYSQRKIRNFLMKRYGDYFISAMTDVFIGERSYPKDLMKSLKRKVRELV; this is translated from the coding sequence ATGAGTTATTTTGATGTTGCCATCATCGGAAGTGGTCCGGCAGGCGCCTCTGCTGCCTACCGCTTGGCAGAACAGGGCATTTCTACTGTTTTGATTGAGAAGGAGACGCTTCCTCGCTACAAAACCTGTGGTGGCGGCTTTGTGTATCGTGGAAGGCGAAGGTTACCATACGATATTTCCGAGGTGGTGGAGCGGGAGTTTAAGCAGATCAGCCTTTATTTTGAGGATGAAGCGATGATGCTTACCACAAAAAGGGATGTGCCGGTGATCAGCATGGTGATGCGGGATGATTTTGACAGCTTTATCATCAAAAAGGCAAAAGAAAAGGGTGTATTGGTCAAAGATGGCCATAAATTGACAGGAATTACCTTTGGCGATGTGCCTGTTTTACACACTGATCAAGGGGATGTTCAGGCCAAGATGATCATTGCTGCAGACGGAGCATTGAGCCCTACTGCAAAAATGGCGGGCTGGAAAGAAACCAGGACCTTGATTCCCGCCTTAGAATATGAGGTGGAAGTGAATGCTGCAGATTTTGAGCGATTATCCAAAGAGGTTCGTTTTGATGTGGATACCATTCCTTATGGATATGCTTGGAGTTTTCCGAAGGAAAATCACCTTTCCTTAGGTGTTGCTTCTGCGAGGAAAGTACGGATTGACCTCAAGGCACATTACCGAAACTACCTTACTAAGTTGGGCATCACGGAGGTGATCAGCGAAAAGGCGCATGGTTTTCAGATTCCAGTAGCCCCACGTACCGACGGGTTTTATCGAAACAAGGTGTTTTTGATCGGTGATGCAGCGGGATTTGCAGACCCTATTACAGCGGAAGGAATTTCCAATGCACTATTAAGTGGAGAGATGGTAGTGTCGGCCATGGTAAATGCAAACTTGGATCCTGACAAAGCAGGTGCCCTATATGAAAGCAAGCTGGAGGAAGAGTTGCTGCCAGAGATCCTTACAGGAGTAAAGGTCTCCAAATGGTTTTACAGCCAACGCAAGATTCGCAATTTTCTCATGAAGCGCTATGGTGATTATTTTATTTCCGCCATGACTGATGTGTTTATTGGAGAGCGAAGCTATCCGAAGGATTTGATGAAAAGCCTGAAGAGGAAAGTAAGGGAATTGGTTTAA